The segment AACACTTTTTGATGAATAAAATAATAAATAAAAAGGCTGTTCTTTGTAAAACATGTTTTGGAGCGTTTGTTTTGATGTATTTAATATTGGCCGTTATTTAAGATAATTAAAAGGCGATATGGCTTGTTCTTGTTTTTAATGGGTCAAAATATGAAATTAAAAGCTTTAAAGGTTAATTTTATGGCTTTTAAAATAGAAAAATATATAAAATAAGTCAGGCTTAATTATGCAATAAATGTATGTTTAATCGTTTTTGTTCTGATGTCGATTTATCTCTGTTTTATACAATTGCTTATGCAACCTATTTTTTTATTATTATGTAATTTGAAATAAATATTAGCTTTGTTTTTTACATTTCTCTTAGAAGTGTTGTATTCCTATAAGTGCTTATAGGAGATATGTTTGTAGTAATGTTCTTACTTAAACGCAGAAGTGTAATGAATTTAAAATTTGCTGTATATTTTAGAGATAGAAATGTAATATGGTATTAGATTTCAAATGAAACTTAAATAAATTCATCTTTTTGTTAGATAAAATTGGTGTAAGTCCAAAATATTTGCATATCTTTACACCTAGTGATTCCGAAATGGAGTCATTGCTTCAAGTAGATTTAAACTGACTTACAAACTCGGCTGAGCGGTATACTCACCCTGTAGTAAGTCAGTTTTTTGTTTTTTTGCCTCAGTCTATTTAGTTATGGATTGCAAGAACTATTCTTGTGCTATTCAGTTTATATGATACAGCATATTGCATGAAAAAGTTTATCTTCAAAAAGTATACAGAATTGGGTGTTACCTTTGAGTTACGTTAGAATGTTACAAATGTGCTTTGTGAAAAGCATTTAGTAATTATGAATTTGAAGCTCAATGAAATGTAGAAATTTGATTGGTATCCTAAAAAAGCTTCATGAATATGGGGTTTGCAGTAAATACACGCTACTGTTAACCCCATTGTTCATTTTATGCTATTTAAACCTAACTTAAATATTATGGCTAAAGAATCCTTTTCTCTTAAAAAGCTCATGCCGAGCAGTAAGGCAGGGATGTTTTTGAAAGGCTTGGGTAATATTCTCTTGCTTTTTATAGTTATCGGCTTGATTGTCCGTATCCTCTTTTTATTCAATAGCCAGACGGCAACCTCCTTTACTATGCTTGAGCAGCTTGAAATATTTGGACTGGGCATGATCAATGATGTAGCTATGGCTATCATTCTAAACGTGTTTTTATGGCTGTCTTTAATTGGGGTGGGAGAGAGGAAATATAAATTTCCTTTTGGTTATTTTATTTTGGGTTTCTTTATTCTCTCATGGATATATCTTACTTTTACGAATACCGTTTTTCATGAATACAACAAGTCACTAGCCCGCATTCTAAAATATTTAGCTCTGTATAAATCGATCAGTTTTGGGCTACGATTATTTATTCCCTCTATTCGCCAGAAGTGGAGTTACATTAGTTATGTAGTACTCATTTTTGTATATGTTTTAGCCATGTTGACTAATGCAGTGAGTGAATACTTCTTTTGGGATGAATTTGGATTGCGTTATAACTTTATTGCAGTAGATTATTTAGTCTATACGCATGAAGTCATTGGAAATATCTTAGAATCTTACTCTATCATTCCTCTCTTATTGGTATTAATTACGGTAGCAGCTGTAATTACCTTCTTCATGGTTCGTAAAGATTCTGTATTCTTTCGAGAAACAGTGTCATTCAAGACAAAAGCTTCAGTGTCTATAGCTTATTTAGTCTTGGTGGGAGGATCTATGTGGCTAGTCAATGCAACTAAATACTTTCAGAATAATCAAGATGTATTTCTCAATGAATTGCAAGCCAATGGTATCTTTAAGTTTTACGAAGCATTCAAGAGTAGTGCCTTAGATTATGATACTTTTTACCTTACTCTAGGCATTCATGATGTGAAGTCTTTTATCAAAGGTAGGTACAACTGTGAAGAAGGTGCAGATAGTTACCCGATAACGTATATGCAACCCGAAGTACATAAGAATATAGTACTTATAACCGTAGAAAGTTTGAGTGCCGACTTCTTAGCTCATTTTGGGAATACAGATCATCTCACTCCTCGTTTAGATAGCTTAATCCAACATAGCTTAGTGTTTAATAATCTCTATGCAACGGGTAATAGAACAGTCAGAGGACTTGAGGCTTTAACTCTGTCGTTACCACCTAGCCCAGGAGAAAGTATTATCAAGCGACCTGATAACTCGAATCTTTTTTCAGTAGGGAAAGTATTGAAAGAGAAAGGATATACTGTGCAATATATTTATGGAGGAGATAGTTATTTTGATAATATGGGTACTTTCTTTTCAGGGAATGGTTATGAAATCATTGATAGTAAAGACATCGATAAGAAAAAAATTACTTATCAAAATGTATGGGGTGTATGTGATGAAGATTTGTACACCAAGGCTCTCGAAGTATTTGATGATAATGAGAAGCTAAATAAACCTTTCTTCTCTCACTTAATGACAGTAAGTAACCATAGGCCATTTACCTATCCAAGTGGTAAAGTCTCTATTTCTCCCGAAACAAAGACTAGGAGTGGGGCAGTGGAGTACACTGATTATGCCATTGGCGACTTTATCGAACGGGCAAAAAGTCTCAGTTGGTTTGAGAATACCATTTTCATTGTAGTGGCAGATCACTGTGCTTCTAGTGCAGGTAAAGTAGAATTACCCCTCGATAAATATCATATTCCTGCTTTGATTTATGCTCCAGGTTTTGTAGAACCTCAAGAGGTAAACACACGAGTGTCACAGATAGATATTATGCCTACGGTGCTGGGAATGTTAAATCTAAATTACGAATCACAATTCTATGGTATGGATATCTTTCACAATGTCAACTATAACCCGAGAGCTTTTATTGCAACTTATCAAGATTTAGGCTATTGGTCGGGAGATATCTTAACTGTTCTTTCTCCTGTTAAAAGAAATAGACAATTTCAAATCATTCAGAATGGCTTTATGTTTGAAGAAATACCTCTAAAGACAGAGCACGAAGAAAGCTTAGATGATGCTATATCTTACTATCAATCGTTGGAGTTGAAAGAGTGGGAAGAATAGGGTCGGGACAAGTAAAATAAGTAGAAATAAAGTTTACACATTATGCTTTATTATCTAAATCTCTACCTATCTTTACTTCAGTAAACCTTAAATGTTTTGTCTATGTCACAGTTGTTATTCCATGGTGGTGAGCTACTTCGCATCTCCCATCGTAATAAAAGCGAACTTGAAGTTTCTAGTAATAAAGGGCGCACTTGGACTACCCGATACAAAGGGGGAACGTATGGTGAGTTCTTAGATTTGATTTGGGCGGAAGATGAGCTATTAGGATTAACTACCAAAGGTCTTTATTATTCTAAGGATATGGGTAGAACTTGGCTCAAACGTTCATAGATAAAGAGAATGTATTGTTATAAAACGAGGCTACACTGAGCAGTGTAGCCTCGTTTTTTGTATAGTGATGAGGAGTTAAGTCCTCTTAACAAAATCGAGATATGTTTTAGGTATTGTAACAAACTCATTATTAAAATGTAAAATAGTCTTAATAGAATCGTAATGATGTAAATCTACATTTGTGTCGTAAACAATTGAACAGACTATGATTACTAAACAACGATTATTCGTTTTACTCTTCTATTTATTTACCGTACTACCTTTTAGCTTTGCAGCTATAATTAAAGGAGTGGTAATAGACAAAGTTACTCAAGAGCCCTTAGTAGGAGCTACAGTACAAATCTTATCTAGCTCGGCAGCTACAATAACTAATATGGATGGCCAATTCGAACTCAATACCGACAAAAAGGGGAGTGTCAGCATTGAAGTGAGATATTTGGGTTATCGTAGTGAGCGTTTAGATGGAATAAATGTACAAAGTAAAGATTTAATAGAATTTAAATTAGAACAAGATGAACATCTGCTCGACGAGGTATCTGTTACGGCTCATCAGCCTCGGAGTTCAGATATAGGCATGCTTACAGCCCAGAGGAACAGTTTGGTAGTTCAGTCTGGAGTGTCAGCACAGCAAATAAAACGCACACAAGATAGCGATGCATCTGA is part of the Bacteroides coprosuis DSM 18011 genome and harbors:
- a CDS encoding sulfatase (COGs: COG1368 Phosphoglycerol transferase and related protein alkaline phosphatase superfamily~InterPro IPR000917~KEGG: fjo:Fjoh_2881 sulfatase~PFAM: Sulfatase~SPTR: Phosphoglycerol transferase and related proteins, alkaline phosphatase superfamily;~IMG reference gene:2504107170~PFAM: Sulfatase), translating into MAKESFSLKKLMPSSKAGMFLKGLGNILLLFIVIGLIVRILFLFNSQTATSFTMLEQLEIFGLGMINDVAMAIILNVFLWLSLIGVGERKYKFPFGYFILGFFILSWIYLTFTNTVFHEYNKSLARILKYLALYKSISFGLRLFIPSIRQKWSYISYVVLIFVYVLAMLTNAVSEYFFWDEFGLRYNFIAVDYLVYTHEVIGNILESYSIIPLLLVLITVAAVITFFMVRKDSVFFRETVSFKTKASVSIAYLVLVGGSMWLVNATKYFQNNQDVFLNELQANGIFKFYEAFKSSALDYDTFYLTLGIHDVKSFIKGRYNCEEGADSYPITYMQPEVHKNIVLITVESLSADFLAHFGNTDHLTPRLDSLIQHSLVFNNLYATGNRTVRGLEALTLSLPPSPGESIIKRPDNSNLFSVGKVLKEKGYTVQYIYGGDSYFDNMGTFFSGNGYEIIDSKDIDKKKITYQNVWGVCDEDLYTKALEVFDDNEKLNKPFFSHLMTVSNHRPFTYPSGKVSISPETKTRSGAVEYTDYAIGDFIERAKSLSWFENTIFIVVADHCASSAGKVELPLDKYHIPALIYAPGFVEPQEVNTRVSQIDIMPTVLGMLNLNYESQFYGMDIFHNVNYNPRAFIATYQDLGYWSGDILTVLSPVKRNRQFQIIQNGFMFEEIPLKTEHEESLDDAISYYQSLELKEWEE
- a CDS encoding hypothetical protein (KEGG: tde:TDE1526 hypothetical protein~SPTR: Putative uncharacterized protein;~IMG reference gene:2504107171~PFAM: BNR/Asp-box repeat), which gives rise to MSQLLFHGGELLRISHRNKSELEVSSNKGRTWTTRYKGGTYGEFLDLIWAEDELLGLTTKGLYYSKDMGRTWLKRS